A region of the Bacteroidota bacterium genome:
TTTGCCTTTAATTATTTTTGGATAGATTTTTTCATTCATACCTCTTTATTTTAATTAACATTTCAGTTGCAAATATAATACTTTATTTCAATATGTTGCAAATTTATTAGTTAACACTACACTATAGCACAAAAAAAACCTAATAACTAACTGATTATTAAATATCTATTTTTTTAAGTTTTTTTCTGTGGAAAACTCAAGTTCAAGTCGTAAAAAACTCAGGATGACCCAAGAGATAGAAGAAGAAATAAAATATTGCATAAATCAAAATACTCAAAAATGCAATCAAGGGCTTCGTAAGCAAATAATGAAGAAAATAGATATTCACGAATATTTATTATCAAAAGGTTACGAAATTGGCTACACAACAATTTGTAATTATATAAGAGAAAAAGAATCTTTAGGAAAAGAAAGTTTTGTAAAACAAATTTATAATCCGAGCGAAGTTTGTGAGTTTGATTGGGGTGATGTGAAATTGTTTATAGATGGTAAATTACAAACTTTAAATATGGCAGTTTTCACCAGTGCGTATAGCAATTATCGTTGGGCAAAACTGTTTTATCGGCAAGACACTTTAGCATTTAGCCAATGTCATATAGATTTTTTCTCACACTTAGAGGGAGTCCATAAAGAAATTGTTTACGATAATATGAGAGTAGTAATAGCGAGATTTGTTGGACGAACAGAAAAAAAACCGACTGAAGCATTACTGGAGCTTTCAAATTATTACAAATTTGGATTTCGGTTTTGTAACATACGCAAAGGTAATGAGAAAGGACATGTTGAAAGAAGTGTAGAATATGTTCGTAGAAAATCGTTTTGTATAAAAGATAAATTTGCCAACATAGCTGAAGCCAACAAACATCTGCAAGAAAGTTGTGATAAATTAAATGATACAACTCAGCAATTATCAAAAAATAAAACAGCAAATAAACTTTTTGAAGCAGAGAAATTACATCTATATGAGAGCAAAATTCCTTATAAATGTTTTAAAGATGAGCATGTAAAAGTTGATAAATATTCAACAATAATTCTTTATGGCAACCGATATTCAGTACCTGATTTTCTTGTAGGGAAACTGCTTGATGTTAGAGTTTTTGCAGAACGAATAGATGCTTATTATAACACAGAATTGGCTTGCAGTCATGCTCGAAATTATGGAGCACATACTTGGGATTTAGATATAAATCATTACCTTACAACATTGATTCGTAAACCGGGAGCATTAAAAGGTTCTATGGTTTTTTCTCAATTAAGCTCTCAAGTTAAAAATATTTACAAAGAGTATTTTATAGACGAAAGTAAAGATTTTATAGAATTATTGCAATACTGTAAAAACAATGAAATTAGTTTTGAAACAGTAGAAAAAGCAATAAAAAAAGTAAAACAAATAACACCTGCAAACATCAGTAGAGACAAGGTGTTGGCTGTTATGAATAAAGAAAAAGAGTCTATTAAAGAAGAAAAAAGAGATAATGAAATTTACCATCATTCACAGGCTATGTTAAAAGAATTAAATATCTTATTCAATTAAAAAAAAAGAAAAGATGAAATCAATAAATGATAATATAAAAACATTAACAAAAGAGATAGGTTTACCCGGTATCCGCAAGAATTTTGAACTTCTTCTTGATGAGTTTAAAGAGAAGGACAAAAGCTATAATCAGTTTCTATACAAGTTATTAGAATTAGAATTTACATCCCGTACAAAGAGCCGAAAAGCATCAAGGATAAGACAAGCAATGTTTCCTTACAAAAAATATCTTGATGAGTTAAAAATAGAAGAACTTCCTGATGATGCCAAAACAAAATTACCTGAACTTGAAAATCTTGATTTTATAAAACATGGAAGGAATATTATTTTGGCAGGTAACCCTGGAACAGGCAAAACACATATTGCAATAGCCCTTGGACTAAGAGCCTGTTTAAACGATTACAAGGTGCATTTTACAACAGTTCCACGCCTTATAACCCAGCTAAAAGAAAGTCGTTC
Encoded here:
- the istA gene encoding IS21 family transposase — translated: MENSSSSRKKLRMTQEIEEEIKYCINQNTQKCNQGLRKQIMKKIDIHEYLLSKGYEIGYTTICNYIREKESLGKESFVKQIYNPSEVCEFDWGDVKLFIDGKLQTLNMAVFTSAYSNYRWAKLFYRQDTLAFSQCHIDFFSHLEGVHKEIVYDNMRVVIARFVGRTEKKPTEALLELSNYYKFGFRFCNIRKGNEKGHVERSVEYVRRKSFCIKDKFANIAEANKHLQESCDKLNDTTQQLSKNKTANKLFEAEKLHLYESKIPYKCFKDEHVKVDKYSTIILYGNRYSVPDFLVGKLLDVRVFAERIDAYYNTELACSHARNYGAHTWDLDINHYLTTLIRKPGALKGSMVFSQLSSQVKNIYKEYFIDESKDFIELLQYCKNNEISFETVEKAIKKVKQITPANISRDKVLAVMNKEKESIKEEKRDNEIYHHSQAMLKELNILFN
- the istB gene encoding IS21-like element helper ATPase IstB, which codes for MKSINDNIKTLTKEIGLPGIRKNFELLLDEFKEKDKSYNQFLYKLLELEFTSRTKSRKASRIRQAMFPYKKYLDELKIEELPDDAKTKLPELENLDFIKHGRNIILAGNPGTGKTHIAIALGLRACLNDYKVHFTTVPRLITQLKESRSERTLRQFENRFEKYDLVICDEFGYISFDKEGAELLFSHLSLRAGIKSTIITTNLSFDRWSEIFGDTILTAAMVDRLTHKAHIVNMNGKSYRTKETLQYFNKTL